A genomic segment from Diospyros lotus cultivar Yz01 chromosome 5, ASM1463336v1, whole genome shotgun sequence encodes:
- the LOC127801703 gene encoding peptidyl-prolyl cis-trans isomerase CYP40 isoform X4: MARPRCFLDISIGGELEGRIVVELYNDVVPKTAENFRALCTGEKGIGPNTGVPLHYKGVCFHRVIKSFMVQGGDISAGDGTGGESIYGLKFEDENFELKHERKGMLSMANAGPNTNGSQFFITTTRTSHLDGKHVVFGKVVKGMGVVRSIEHVTTGENDRPTVDVMIADCGEIPEGADNGIANFFKDGDTYPDWPADLDNNPSELSWWMNAVDSVKAFGNGHFKKQDYKMALKKYRKALRYLDVCWEKDGIDEEKSSSLRKTKAQIFTNSATPCRHDKELMQAAKWHAYSIVMELKICKDHTNSIELAAQHIAWYLHYGL, from the exons aTGGCAAGGCCGAGGTGCTTTCTGGACATAAGCATCGGAGGAGAGCTGGAAGGGAGGATAGTGGTGGAGCTCTACAACGACGTCGTCCCCAAGACCGCCGAGAACTTCAGGGCCCTTTGTACCGGCGAAAAGGGCATTGGCCCCAACACTGGCGTTCCTCTCCATTACAag GGAGTTTGTTTCCATCGAGTTATTAAAAGTTTTATGGTACAAGGTGGAGATATTTCTGCTGGCGATGGCACCGGGGGAGAATCCATATATGGATTGAAGTttgaagatgaaaattttgaattgaaacaTGAAAGGAAAGGAATGTTGTCAATGGCTAACGCTGGTCCTAACACTAATGGGTCTCAGTTTTTCATCACAACCACCCGCACTTCTCATCTGGATGGGAAGCATGTTGTATTTGGGAAAGTTGTTAAAGGCATGGGAGTAGTTCGTTCTATTGAGCATGTTACTACTGGTGAAAATGATCGGCCCACTGTTGATGTTATGATTGCGGATTGTGGAGAAATTCCTGAGGGGGCAGATAATGGAATTGCTAACTTTTTCAAAGACGGTGATACCTACCCGGATTGGCCAGCTGACCTGGATAACAATCCCAGTGAGCTGTCTTGGTGGATGAATGCTGTGGATTCTGTGAAGGCTTTTGGAAATGGTCATTTCAAG AAGCAAGACTATAAGATGGCTCTTAAGAAGTACAGGAAGGCTTTACGATATTTGGATGTCTGCTGGGAGAAGGATGGGATTGATGAAG AGAAAAGTTCCAGTTTAAGAAAGACAAAAGCACAGATATTTACCAACAGTGCT ACGCCATGCCGACATGACAAGGAGTTGATGCAGGCAGCTAAATGGCATGCTTACTCGATTGTGATGGAACTAAAGATATGCAAGGACCACACAAACTCTATTGAATTGGCTGCACAACACATTGCATGGTATCTACATTATG